One genomic segment of Helianthus annuus cultivar XRQ/B chromosome 14, HanXRQr2.0-SUNRISE, whole genome shotgun sequence includes these proteins:
- the LOC110901751 gene encoding histone H2B, which translates to MAPKAAAGKKPVAEKAPAEKKPKAEKKLPKESSASATDKKKKKHKKSVETYKIYIFKVLKQVHPDIGISSKAMGIMNSFINDIFEKLAQEASKLARYNKKNTLSSREIRTAVRLVLPGELAKHAVSEGTKAVTKFTSA; encoded by the coding sequence ATGGCGCCAAAGGCTGCAGCCGGAAAGAAGCCAGTGGCAGAGAAAGCACCCGCAGAGAAGAAGCCCAAGGCTGAGAAAAAGCTTCCAAAGGAGTCGTCAGCATCAGCAACCgacaaaaagaagaagaagcaCAAGAAGTCGGTAGAGACGTACAAGATCTACATCTTCAAGGTTTTGAAGCAGGTTCATCCGGATATTGGGATCTCGAGCAAGGCAATGGGGATCATGAACTCCTTCATCAATGATATTTTCGAGAAGCTTGCTCAGGAAGCGTCGAAGCTTGCAAGGTACAACAAGAAGAATACGTTGTCGTCGAGGGAGATTCGGACTGCTGTGAGACTTGTACTCCCTGGTGAATTGGCAAAACATGCTGTTTCTGAGGGTACTAAGGCTGTTACCAAGTTTACTAGCGCTTAG